The Christensenella timonensis DNA segment GACGAACAGGAGCAAATTTTTCCGTGGACAGGTCGACAAATATACATGGATGGATTGCGGGTCGTCCTATCTTCCCAGCGATATCAATGCGGCTTATTTGCTGGCGCAGTTAGAACAGGCAAAAGAAATCGTCGGCAGCCGTATGGACAGTTGGAACCATTACCATACGGGATTTGAGAAATTAAGCGAAAAGGGGCTGGTCGAGCGGCCGGTGATCCCCGATGGGTGTACGCACAATGCACATATGTATTATATCAAGGTGAAGGACCTTGGCGAGCGGACGGAGCTGATTTCTTTTTTGCAGAGCAAATACATTGAAACGGCTTTCCATTATATCCCGCTGCATAATGCGCCGGCCGGTAAGGAATTTGGCCGTTTCCACGGAGAAGACCGTTATACGACGGTGGAAAGCGAACGGCTTTTGCGGCTGCCGCTTTACTACGATATGAACAGCGACGATATCCAATATGTGATACGGAGCATCTATGAATTCTATTTGCATAAAGGTACGGTAAAATGAAAAGGATTGCCATCGTTGGAGCGGGAGAATTCCAAAACCCGCTCATATTGAAAGCAAAAGAGATGGGTTATGAAACGCATGTTTTTGCCTGGAAGTGCGGCGACCCGGGCGAACAGGCAGCGGACTTTTTTTATCCTGTCAGCATCGTAGAGAAGGAAGAGATCCTTGGAATATGCCGCGGGATGCAGCCGGAAGGGATCGTCTCAATCGCCTCAGACCTGGCGATGGTCACAGTCAATTACGTCGCGCGCGAGCTGGAACTAGCGGGGAACAACGACGTGTGCACGCTGCGCACGACGAATAAGTTTGAAATGCGCAAAGCACTGTGCGATGCGGGAATCCCCACGCCTCGTTTTTGCCTGCTCGGCGTACAATGCAAGTCGCTGCCCCAGGATATGCATTATCCTTTGATTGTGAAACCGACAGACCGCTCCGGCAGCCGCGGGATTACGAAAGTGGAAAATCCACAGGAGCTCATGGAGGCGGTGGACTGCGCGACGGCATATTCGTTCGAGCAAAAAGCGATCGCGGAAGAATTTATCGAGGGAGAGGAATACAGCTGCGAAAGCATTTCGTTTGCGGGAAAGCACACATGCCTTGCGATCACCAAAAAGTATACGACGGGCGCACCGCATTATATCGAAACGGGCCATGTGCAGCCTGCGGAATTTACAGAACGGGAAAGCGATAAAATCAAAATGGCGGTGACCTGTGCGCTTGATGCGCTCGATATTACCGTGGGCGCTTCGCATGCGGAGTTTAGAATCGGGCCAGACGGCGAAGTGCGTATCATAGAGGTCGGGGCGCGCATGGGTGGAGACTGTATCGGTTCGCACCTGGTTCCGCTTTGCACCGGATATGACTTCCTGAAAATGGTGATCGATGCGGCCTGCGGCAGGAAGCCGGAACTGGCCGCGGGGGATAAGGAAGAGGTTGCTGCGATACGCTTCATACTTACGGAAGGCGACCGGGAACAGCTGGAACAAATACGCCGGATCGCCCCCGGCATCATCGCCGCAGAAAGCCCGCTGAAGCCGTTTAACCCGGAAGGAGTGCTCGA contains these protein-coding regions:
- a CDS encoding ATP-grasp domain-containing protein, which codes for MKRIAIVGAGEFQNPLILKAKEMGYETHVFAWKCGDPGEQAADFFYPVSIVEKEEILGICRGMQPEGIVSIASDLAMVTVNYVARELELAGNNDVCTLRTTNKFEMRKALCDAGIPTPRFCLLGVQCKSLPQDMHYPLIVKPTDRSGSRGITKVENPQELMEAVDCATAYSFEQKAIAEEFIEGEEYSCESISFAGKHTCLAITKKYTTGAPHYIETGHVQPAEFTERESDKIKMAVTCALDALDITVGASHAEFRIGPDGEVRIIEVGARMGGDCIGSHLVPLCTGYDFLKMVIDAACGRKPELAAGDKEEVAAIRFILTEGDREQLEQIRRIAPGIIAAESPLKPFNPEGVLDSSTRAGYYILAGNREKIVDFFGMTL